Part of the Niallia alba genome is shown below.
GTATTTAATAACTGACTTAATCCTTCTAAAGCGTAATATTCACATTGAACTGGAATCAATACTGCATCTGATGCTGTTAATGCGTTAATCGTTAATAATCCTAAAGAAGGTGGACAATCTATTAAAACATAGTCATAGTTTTGTTTGACTTCATCTAATGCCCTTTTCAATCTCACTTCTCTGGAAATAGTAGAAACAAGTTCTATTTCTGCTCCAGCTAACTGAATCGTTGCAGGAATAACATCCAAATTCTCAACATTTGTCTGTTTTATCACCATACTTGCTTCAAGATCATCGACTAACACATCATAGATACAATGATCAACATCAGCTTTTTCAATACCTACACCACTAGTAGCATTTCCTTGTGGATCAATATCTACTAATAGCACACTTTTTCCGATATATGCTAAACAAGAGCCAAGATTGACTGATGTAGTTGTTTTTCCAACTCCACCTTTTTGGTTAGCAACAGTAATAATTTTACCCATGATGTCACCTACCTTTAATTCCATACTAGCTACGAAATATACATCGACGCAAGATGGCTACTTAATATAAAATAATTGAACCGT
Proteins encoded:
- a CDS encoding ParA family protein; this translates as MGKIITVANQKGGVGKTTTSVNLGSCLAYIGKSVLLVDIDPQGNATSGVGIEKADVDHCIYDVLVDDLEASMVIKQTNVENLDVIPATIQLAGAEIELVSTISREVRLKRALDEVKQNYDYVLIDCPPSLGLLTINALTASDAVLIPVQCEYYALEGLSQLLNTVRLVQKHLNHDLAIEGVLLTMLDARTNLGLQVIEEVKKYFQDKVYKTIIPRNIRLSEAPSHGEPIIIYDPKSRGAEVYLDLAKEVVTSG